In Phocoena phocoena chromosome 19, mPhoPho1.1, whole genome shotgun sequence, a genomic segment contains:
- the RNF157 gene encoding E3 ubiquitin ligase RNF157 isoform X1: MGALTSRQHAGVEEVDIPSNSVYRYPPKSGSYFASHFIMGGEKFDSTHPEGYLFGENSDLNFLGNRPVAFPYAAPPPQEPVKTLRSLINIRKDTLRLVKCAEEVKTPGEEASRAKVHYNVEFTFDTDARVAITIYYQATEEFQNGIASYIPKDNSLQSETVHYRRGVCQQFCLPSHTVDPSEWAEEELGFDLDREVYPLVVHAVVDEGDEYFGHCHVLLGTFEKHTDGTFCVKPLKQKQVVDGVSYLLQEIYGIENKYNTQERKVADDEVSDNSAECVVCLSDVRDTLILPCRHLCLCNTCADTLRYQANNCPICRLPFRALLQIRAMRKKLGPLSPTSFNPILSSQTSDSEEHSSSENIPPGYEVVSLLEALNGPLTASPAVPPLHVLGDRHLSGMLPSYGSDGHLPPVRTLSPLDRLSDCSSPGLKLRNSLSKSISQNSSVLHEEEDERSCGESETPLSQRLSAQHLREECGITPESENLTLSSSGAIDQSSCTGTPLSSTISSPEDPASSSLAQSVMSMVSSQISTDTVSSMSGSYVAPGTEEDGEALPCPRASSRTPSEEGEVTPAASPDCNFAGLAAAAAEEQDAEGNDVLEEEDGSPTQEDGQRTLAFLGMECDNNNGFDVASVKALDNKLCSEVCLPGAWQADDNVASRRNTQRRRLSSASLEDPENRLCVWGPLAI, encoded by the exons TTTCCTTacgctgcccctcctccccaagaACCAGTGAAAACTCTGAGAAGCCTGATCAACATCCGAAAGGATACACTAAGACTCGTCAA ATGTGCCGAGGAAGTGAAGACCCCGGGAGAAGAGGCCAGCAGAGCGAAAGTCCACTACAACGTGGAATTCACCTTTGACACGGATGCTCGGGTGGCCATCACCATCTATTACCAGGCCACCGAAGAGTTCCAGAATGGGATTGCCAG CTACATCCCCAAAGACAACAGCCTGCAGTCAGAGACGGTGCACTACAGGCGTGGAGTGTGCCAGCAGTTCTGCCTGCCCTCCCACACCGTGGACCCCTCCGAGTGGGCTGAAGAGGAG CTTGGCTTTGACCTGGACAGAGAGGTTTACCCGTTAGTGGTCCATGCTGTGGTGGATGAAGGAGATG AGTATTTTGGCCATTGCCACGTCCTGCTGGGCACTTTTGAAAAG CACACAGACGGGACTTTCTGTGTCAAGCCCCTCAAACAGAAACAAGTA GTGGATGGGGTCAGCTACCTCCTTCAGGAGATCTATGGAATTGAAAACAAGTACAACACGCAAGAGCGTAAG GTGGCTGACGATGAAGTGAGTGATAACAGTGCCGAGTGTGTGGTGTGTCTCTCAGACGTGCGGGACACCTTGATTCTGCCCTGTCGTCACCTCTGCCTGTGTAACACCTGCGCGGACACCCTGCGCTACCAGGCCAACAACTGCCCCATCTGCCGACTGC CCTTCCGGGCACTGCTTCAGATCAGAGCCATGAGGAAGAAACTGGGCCCTCTGTCCCCAACCagctttaaccccatcctctcATCCCAGACATCCGACTCAGAAGAGCATTCA TCCTCAGAGAACATTCCACCGGGTTACGAAGTGGTGTCTCTTCTGGAGGCCCTCAATGGGCCCCTTACCGCATCCCCAGCAGTCCCCCCACTCCACGTGCTTGGAGACAGACACCTCTCGGGAATGCTGCCTTCCTACGGCAGTGATGGCCACCTGCCTCCTGTCCGGACGCTCTCCCCCCTCGACCGCCTGTCCGACTGCAGCAGCCCAGGACTCAAGCTCAGAAACAGTCTCTCCAA GTCCATCTCCCAGAATTCTTCTGTGCTTCACGAAGAGGAAGATGAGCGTTCGTGCGGCGAATCCGAGACGCCCCTGTCTCAGAGACTGTCAGCCCAGCATCTCAGAGAG GAATGTGGCATCACCCCAGAAAGTGAGAACCTGACCTTGTCATCGTCAGGAGCTATTGACCAGTCGTCCTGCACGGGGACGCCTCTCTCCTCCACAATTTCCTCCCCAGAAG ACCCTGCCAGCAGCAGTCTGGCCCAGTCGGTCATGTCCATGGTGTCCTCCCAGATCAGCACCGACACCGTCTCCTCCATGTCCGGCTCCTACGTCGCCCCTGGCACGGAAGAGGACGGGGAGGCTCTCCCCTGCCCCCGGGCCTCCAGCAGGACCCCCTCAGAGGAAGGAGAG GTGACACCAGCGGCGTCTCCAGACTGCAACTTCGCGGGCctcgctgccgccgccgccgaaGAGCAGGATGCAGAG GGAAACGATGTTCTAGAAGAAGAGGACGGATCACCCACACAAGAAGATG GCCAGAGGACACTCGCATTTCTAGGTATGGAGTGTGACAATAACAATGGCTTTGACGTCGCCAGCGTGAAAGCACTGGACAATAAGCTGTGCTCTGAGGTCTGCTTACCCG gTGCCTGGCAGGCTGATGACAACGTGGCCAGTCGTCGGAACACGCAGCGCCGACGCCTATCTTCTGCCAGCCTGGAGGACCCTGAGAACAGGCTCTGCGTGTGGGGTCCTTTGGCCATCTGA